The genomic DNA ATCGATGTATTTCCCTTTGTATACACCGTTGTAATCTGTTGTAGAAGGTTGTTTAAAATACGCTTCTTTTACCACTGCAGCACTTCGAGCGGGGTAATCTACTTTTACAATTTGAAGAGGTGTAGGTTTTTTATGTACACATGCAATATTATGGGTTAAGTAATATTGATTTGTTTCATTCAATTCCTCTTCAAGGGACATACCTCTGTTGCTATAAGTATGTGTTTTTATAGGTGTTTTTTGAGGTTGTGAAGCTTGATTATACCTTTTTCCATTTGGGTAACGAATGGTCATAGTGTGTCCACTCCCAACTTACTAAGAATTACTTACAAAGGTGATTATATCAAAAAATGAAAAAAGATGTGACCTTTTTGATGAAAGGTATGATGACTTATTTATGTTGACATGGAATGATTATATGAAAATTAAACAAAATCGAGAAAAAAAGTTTTGTACAGAGGAAGAAAAAGCAATCATTCGCAATATTACAAAGAAAACAGAAATAGCTAATGTGGACAATATTTCTCGGACACAATCTTATCAAGAATATTATTTAAGAAATAGTGAAATCAGGTGGGCCTTTTTAGCGAGTATGGTTTCGAGAAATGCGGGATGGAATATGACCGATTTAGAAGGGAGATATTATGCTACTGTTTTACCTAAAACGGTAAAAAAACATTTATTTCTTCTGTACGAACAAGCTAATTGGATTATTTTCTTAGATGCCTTTCCTCAGCTATTATTGTATGAGGAAAGTAAGAAGAGACGTACACCTCTCTTTCATTTGTTGCAATATTTCAGCGTATCAATTTTTATGGAAAAAGAATGGTTACTTTTCTGGGAGAAAAGAGATATGAATAGGCTTATAACAGCCCTTATTATAAATGAACAAAATAAAATTCAAAAACCAGTCATTGAGAGCACATATTTTAAAAAACATGTATTCCATACTGCACTTTTTAAAGTACAAGAAAGATTTCATATTAGTGCAGTTATCTTCCCAACAATTGAAGGGAGGATGTATGGATTTTCGGTTTATCAATTTGAAACGTTACAACAGCGTATAGAACTGGGAAAAAAATTAGCATGGTTATTGTTTCATCCAATTTATAATGGTTCGTTTTATAAGTTTGCAGTGCAAACTACACATACTGGGTCTAGAGAAGATTATGAATTTTACTCAAAGGAAACTAGAAAATCGTGTACGCCAGCACTTAGAGATAGTTATCCTGTTGTTTTACATGAAGAAATAGAAATGAGAGATTGGTTTTGTGCAAATATGAAAATGAATGTGCTATTTGTACTTGAAGAACCTAAAGAGGAAGTTAATATAACAGAATGGTATAGGAGAAAGAGGGAACAAATCTATAGGATATCTATCGTAAATCGTTTCGTTAAAAGGATGGATGAGTTCATGATATAATGAAAAAGAAGTCCCGTCTTCCATTTTGAAGACGGGACTTCTTAATTTGAAATAATCCTGCTATGCTTGCTACGACTTTAATCTCAAAACGTAATGCTAGTAGGAGATTAAGGGTGACTTGAAATTTAACCGTACGTAATAAAGTCTCGCTTTATGTAGCAGGGAAGTTTGGACCATCTAGCTTTGGATTGCCAGTCTCGGGTTTATTTTGTTGTTTGTTTTGGTTTTTCTTTTTTTCATTTTTGTTCTTTGCCATTGTACTACACCTCCTTTTTGTATTGTTACCATTTCTATAAATGACATACGAAATGATTTCTTTGACGAATAACAACTAGTTTTGTCATGTGGGCAGGAGTGGTGAATCGTTCGGCGAAATTACATGACAAAGGAAAAGCAAAGAAGGAGGCGTTTTGTATATGGCGATGGTTCAGAAGGAAGATGTAATGAAAAAAATGGATCAAATGTTAAGTTCTCTCGATTTGCTGGAAATGAATATAGGGATTAGAATGAATCATGCATTAAAGGATGCGAGTGAAAAAATATGTAATAAGATAGAAATAACAGAAATGCATATTGAACATATGGAAAATAAATTAGTGCATCACGAAGAAAAAGGGAATTGGGTAAAGACATTTCAAAACGTCGTAGTGAGTGCATAATAAGGTGGGAAAGAGATGAAGAATGAAGCATTAATACAGTCTTCAGAAAAACTCATGCAGTATAATAATGAAGCGAATATAAAAAAAAGAGAACTAATCGAATACGACTTTTATAAGGATATGAAACCATTTGTAGACATGGTAGATGAGGAATTAAAGAAGTGGAAAGAATTAGCTTATACGTGGATTAAAGAAGAAAAGCCAAAGTATATACATGTACAGCAAATTGATCAAGTATACGATAATTTACAAACGAATGTGTTACAATGTTTTGTAAATAAAGGTAAAGGTAAACGATTCTTTGAAACACACCAAGCCATTTCGTATACTTTGCAAAATATAGTTGAGCAATGTAAATAACAAGAGGGAGAACCCTCTTGTTATTTTTATGCTTCTGTCATTGTTGTAGGTTTTGTTGCGCCGTTTATTTCTAATTCTTTTATTAATGTTCGATAATCTGAAATGCATATTTTTCCTTCGAGATACCAATGTCTCGCAAAGTCTAATAATTCATTTGCATTCTCTGTGCAATACCCCTTTTTTTGAGAAAACGCTTGTTTTAAATCCCCTAATACCATGTTGATTCCTCCCCCATGAGAATCTTCTTCTTAATTATCATAGCATGGAAGGGTTTTCTTTTTTAATTTTTTAAAAATTTAAACTTCCGACAAAAATAGACAGATACTCCATCACACATATTATTTTATAGGTACATATTATATATGTAGAAACTTATGTGAAGGAGGAGAGAATGCATGTTTCAACAATCTAACGTATATCAGCAAACAAATCCATATGCACAGCAAAATATGTACCAATATAATACGGATACATATTTACGGTATAATATGTATCCTTTCGAGCCTTATTATGGAAATCAAAATTATTATCAACCGTTTGAAGTGTCGTTTATGAATCAAGCTCAAGCACAACAGCAGCAACCTTATGTGAATCAGGCTCAACAAGCACAACAGCAGCAACCTTATGTGAATCAGGCTCAACAATCACAACAGCAGCAACCTTATGTGAATCAAGCTCAACAATCACAAGCTCAGCAACCATACATGAATCAACAACAGCAGCAGCCTTATATGAATTCGCAATATTATATGCCACCACCATCGCCCTATGCTAATCAACAAGCGATGTTTTATCCACCAAAACAGCCGTACCCGACGCAGAGTAAACAAAAGCAACAACAGCCAAGTCAGTTTTCTAGTTTTGTTTCTCAATTTAAAACATCCGATGGTAACTATGATGTAAATAAAATGATGAATACAGCTGGACAAATGATGAATGCGATGAATCAGGTGACAGGTATTGTAAAGCAAGTTGGAGGCTTTTTTGGTAAGTAATGTTGAAGAGTTGTCTATGAAAGTATGGTATATGAAATAAAGGACTAGACAAATTTCCTTGTAATAAATGGGTATATATAACAAACGGCTTTCTCTCTTTTCTCATACTGTAAAGTGTAATCAGATTTTTTTAACGAGAGAGGAGAGAAAAAACTATGCATCATTGTCATCCTTGTTTTGGAGGGCATAAGCCTGTAGGACCTATTTGTACAACTGCTCCTGTCGTTCATCCGACGAAACAATGCGTAACACACTCTTTTTCAACAACGGTGGTGCCACACATTTTCCCAACACATACAACACATGTACATCATCAACAAATTAAAAACCAAAACTTCTTCCCACAAACAAATTCAAATGTAAATGTTGTGGACCCAATCGACCCAGGATTCGGCGGTGGATGTGGACCGTGTGGCCATGGTCATCATCACCACGGTCATCAAATATCTCCATTTGGGCCAGGACCGAATGTATCACCGTTTGGACCAGGACCAAATGTATCACCGTTTTTACCAAACAATGTATCACCAGTAGGTCCAAATATCGGACCAAACGTTGGTGGAATATTTAAAAAGTAAATGATATGTTAGAACTAGCGAAATGCTAGTTCTTTTTTTGTAATTGGAGTGTTGATATGAAAGTTATTGCAGTAACAGGATATAAGCCATTTGAACTTGGAATATTTAAAAATGATCATCCAGGGGTGGGGTGTATAAAAAAGGCATTACACCGTAAATTAACCACTTTTGTAGAAGATGGTTTAGAATGGGTTATAATAAGCGGCCAGTTAGGTGTAGAATTATGGGCTGCTGAAGTTGTTTTTGAAATTCAAGTAGAATATCCAGATTTAAAATTAGCGGTATTCACTCCGTTTTTAGAACAAGAAGAAAATTGGAAAGAAGATAATCGTGAATATTACGAATTTATTCTTTCTCAAGCAGACCATGTTGATAGTATCACGAAACGGAAGTATGAAAGCCCAGAGCAATTTAAATTAAAAAATCAATTTTTTATTGAAAAAAGTGATGCACTTTTAGCGGTATACGATGAAGAAAAACCAGGAAGTCCCAAATATATTGTAGAAACAGCAAAGAAAAAAGGGGAAATAGAAAATTATCACAGTTATTTCATTCTTTTTTCTGAGTTACAAGATATAATAGAAGAGGAACAGTGGAATAATGCAGAGTAATATGTAATATAGTACTCGTATATATGATTGACAAAAAGCATTGTTTCTGA from Bacillus cereus G9842 includes the following:
- a CDS encoding CotD family spore coat protein, with the protein product MHHCHPCFGGHKPVGPICTTAPVVHPTKQCVTHSFSTTVVPHIFPTHTTHVHHQQIKNQNFFPQTNSNVNVVDPIDPGFGGGCGPCGHGHHHHGHQISPFGPGPNVSPFGPGPNVSPFLPNNVSPVGPNIGPNVGGIFKK
- a CDS encoding YppE family protein; the encoded protein is MKNEALIQSSEKLMQYNNEANIKKRELIEYDFYKDMKPFVDMVDEELKKWKELAYTWIKEEKPKYIHVQQIDQVYDNLQTNVLQCFVNKGKGKRFFETHQAISYTLQNIVEQCK
- a CDS encoding DUF2515 domain-containing protein; the protein is MLTWNDYMKIKQNREKKFCTEEEKAIIRNITKKTEIANVDNISRTQSYQEYYLRNSEIRWAFLASMVSRNAGWNMTDLEGRYYATVLPKTVKKHLFLLYEQANWIIFLDAFPQLLLYEESKKRRTPLFHLLQYFSVSIFMEKEWLLFWEKRDMNRLITALIINEQNKIQKPVIESTYFKKHVFHTALFKVQERFHISAVIFPTIEGRMYGFSVYQFETLQQRIELGKKLAWLLFHPIYNGSFYKFAVQTTHTGSREDYEFYSKETRKSCTPALRDSYPVVLHEEIEMRDWFCANMKMNVLFVLEEPKEEVNITEWYRRKREQIYRISIVNRFVKRMDEFMI
- a CDS encoding YppF family protein, whose amino-acid sequence is MVLGDLKQAFSQKKGYCTENANELLDFARHWYLEGKICISDYRTLIKELEINGATKPTTMTEA
- a CDS encoding DUF1273 domain-containing protein — its product is MKVIAVTGYKPFELGIFKNDHPGVGCIKKALHRKLTTFVEDGLEWVIISGQLGVELWAAEVVFEIQVEYPDLKLAVFTPFLEQEENWKEDNREYYEFILSQADHVDSITKRKYESPEQFKLKNQFFIEKSDALLAVYDEEKPGSPKYIVETAKKKGEIENYHSYFILFSELQDIIEEEQWNNAE
- a CDS encoding YppG family protein, yielding MFQQSNVYQQTNPYAQQNMYQYNTDTYLRYNMYPFEPYYGNQNYYQPFEVSFMNQAQAQQQQPYVNQAQQAQQQQPYVNQAQQSQQQQPYVNQAQQSQAQQPYMNQQQQQPYMNSQYYMPPPSPYANQQAMFYPPKQPYPTQSKQKQQQPSQFSSFVSQFKTSDGNYDVNKMMNTAGQMMNAMNQVTGIVKQVGGFFGK